The genomic segment aatcaaatgatattttttttggCTGCCACACGTTGTTACAATGAAAACATGACATTTCGTGAATTTTTGTAAAGAGGTAAATGAGAAACAGTTGAGAACAAAGAGTGGATTTCCACTACGCATGTGGCAAGGTTGTTAATTAGAGAGCCATACATACGCTTAGGTACTGCTTTGTACTTTTCGGTTCGGTACAGtccaaaattaatattatatacgAAGATGAATGGTTTaggggtactcctgaagtatgcgcaccaagatgtcgcataacctgaaccctaacctggtacacaacctgagttctggttgtgcgccatcttggtgcgcgtaCTTCAGGAGTTCCGATTTAGGTATACTGtcgtgaaaatattttcatggaTGTCCATTGCAGTCAgacatcaaaaatgtaaacaAACTAGATCACTAACATCGAATCTACAAAATTCAACAACGGTATCTCTTGATTACGCGGTCAACAATTTTGTCTTTTCAATGAAAAGTATTGAATAAGAGTTATGTTACATGCGGaaggtaaatatttatttaaggaTGTAAAATATCAGTTTCAGTGAACGACACTGCACAAGGTATTTTGaagtaatttgaaaaaacaaagaTCACGATCTTGGTGTGTCATAGTCTGAATAAGCTCCATCAAAGAAATTTGGAAACTGTCTGATCTGTGCCTCTTAGTGTCTAAGTCGTTCGTTAAAAATCAAACCGGTGTTTCATGGatgaaaaaatttggttttgaccaaaaattatgacctaatgCTATGGGCATTTTATATGAAACAtacgatataatactttttaatTGTGACGtcgaataaatgattgattgattatatGAAACATACAACATAAAGTTCGAGCTTTCTAACTCCAGAAAGACATACCGACTATCAAAAATTCTTTAATGCAAAATCGAGTAAACAGACGATTTAACAatattacattaaaaataaGATAACGCATATATACAATAAAACTACTTAATTATAATGTACCAGTTACAATTTTAATCAAGTTTGAGCAAACCGATACACTGGCCCTTATCTGTATGGCAGAATGACAAACTACCATTTGCAGGGCAGCTTTTTTATGAACATGTATCTAGAATATTTTATGTATATGAACTCTAGAATACATGTCCGGGTCAAATGACTATCCGAGGACGTTACCCATcttcaatacaatacaattttttttgataattctAATTTAATAATTCTATATTATTCATATACCAGAAAAAAGTGAAACGTTTGCGAGGCTTCGGACATTAATTATTATTCTGTACTTTATGCAGGTAAAGCTACTTTGCTAATTATTGGAGCAGGGGGACTTGGATTGTGGTGTCTACAAACGGCAAGGGCAGTTTTACCGAGGGGAACGCGAATAATAATCTCTGATATAAGTGTAAGTTGGCcggaaaatttttaatttttcagtttgGAGTCGGCTACACTACCGATTGTAAGTACGAAACTTTTTCGAGAGACAAAATGGCACATGTATATTCAAAAGTGATTTTGTGTGCAagaatatattatgaaaatgcCACCTTAGTTGGTGAATCTTCGAAATGTCTATGGAAtagaaatatgattgaataagaTTAATGAACTTACAACAGGACAATGGCATTTGTAATATCTTCAGTTGCTTTAATTCAAGCATGGTCGCACATGGGTCACTGCAAAAGAGTAAAACTAAGAAAGATAATGGGTCAATGAATAGGAACTAATTGTACATGTACTCGAAATAGTTTCtagtaaaaattgaaatgtcaTTTAATATGGCAATcctgattaattttattcaagcAACCTAAATTGGAAAATGCTCTTGCACACGGTGCGGATGACACAGTTCTGTGGGATCCTTCCCTCAGCAAGGAAgatgtaataaacaaaacaaaagcaaaaggAAGTGATGGCTCTGTTCAAGCCGTTATAGATTTCGTCAACTCGACTGAAACATCAGCAAGAGCTATGGGAGCTCTTTCCAAGGTATATGATGAATTCAGCTAAAATCGCGCAAAATAGATTGAATGTCCGTCGACAAATTCTATTTTCTGTGCAACAGTGTATCTCAAACATACCTAGCGTGTTCATCCAACTTAGAAAGAGGTTTCATGATTCAAGTTCAGCATCAACCTTTTATTTTAGGGTGGTACTATCGCTATGGTGGGATTATTTGGCGGATCATTAGAAATCTCCCTGCCATTGTTTGCATTTCTTCATCAACAAATCCAGGGAGTATTAGTCGGTTCTCTTGAGCAATTAAAAGAACTAGTACAACTAGCTTCAAATACCAAGGTGAGGTAAgtttaaatataaacaatttgaGTTTCAAGGAAAAGAAAACTTGATAATGGGATAAAGTAATCCCTTTAGTTTTTCGACCACCTTCTCAATGTCAAAGTCGAATAACATTAACAAACGGGatacaaaaattgttgaaaaatatcaaaatctaACACACAATACATTTTCATTTGATGTACAGCTGAAGCCACCTGAGATATCTCATGTCAAGCTTGGAGAGGTGCAAGAGATACTCATAAAACTGCGTAGAGGCGAAATCACTGGAAGAACTTTAGTGAAGTTTTAATATGGAGCGGAGTTCAATTTAAAGGACTaatgaattcattttttcacGTACCTCAAATGATTAATTCTATTTCGCAAATTTTTTGTATGGCCCAGAGAAATCCATATTGACCACCTTGTTTTGGAATTGATGATACAAAGTACAAACCAgtgattttttgtaaagttcTCAATTGTTTTCATTATACTACTACCTCAACGTTTAATTGTTGAGGTTTCGAACATATTCATGTGCTTAATGTACTGCAAAAATGTGAATGTGGCTTTATTAGTAATCGAAACGAAAAGTCATCGTCATTACCAACTTTCATGACCTTTGACCGATGCTGCCTGTAACGTTTTTGAGGGGATGCTCGCTTCACCTTGCAGTTTCGGAATTCGTCGTTCACTTTCTCATCTGTTGTACTGTACTTGCTTCGTAGAGTACGCTACGTATAAGTGTTGCTTTAACggtattttttcatattatagATTAAATACAGACTTTATTACCGCTAAGCATGCCGAAGCAATGAAACTGCTTTGTGCTGCAGCGGTATCGTACCGCCATGTGACCAGTCATTGTGTCAAATTTAGTCAGCTGTACCTTGAGTCTCAAACACTAACATACAGTATCACGCCAAACCTTCTCCAGTACAGTGTTGGGACTCAACGAAACAACTATCCCTCAGATCATCCACCGCCCACCTCATGCGAATCCATCGCTGCGTCCCATCAAAAAGCGACACGCTCTGTTGATTCGTATGAAAGTTGGTAAATATCAGAATATGCCATGGTGTTTATGAATGGTCACCAATGGCGAAACCGTTGAAAATGCTAATACATATGAATATATAGTAGTAATGTGGGCTACAAGTACCCTGTCATGGGCCGTTAAAAATCATTGTCCCTAGAAAGGTATTTTAGATTAGAACATGTGCAGAATAGTTTGTCACAAGTTAGGTCTCATTTCGGGCTTATAGGTCTGTGGTTTTATCAAAAATCGCTTACATGGCATAAATGATGTAGGGTAGTAGTAAAGTAGATGGAGGCAGTCCAGAAAATTTACAGGGCCGGTCCCATGGCGTTAAGATCAGTTCAATGGCCCAGTCCATGCATCGGCAACGCATTTGGTTTATGGCGACAGGAGTCGATTAGCTAGCTGCCCGTTTTGATGACAGGATGTGTAACTTTAAATTAATACGACCCCCAATAATGGTTTGTAATGTTTTTACCTTGCAAGAACATTCCAAAGCTATTGAAGCCGTGGCGCTTGATTTGACAAAATCAATTACACCATGAATCGATCAGTCAGGCCATACCTTTGATAGGATTACTCAAAATTTGAGGCACGATTTGTACAATTTAAgtgataataaattaatttttattttagttctttagGTTTTCATGGACATATATGGGGCCATTGCCTAATAAACTAATATAGCGTCCCAAGGCATTGAGGACATTTAAGTCTACATTccattttcttcatatttccCAGTATAATTCTGCTCTTTTAAATCTAAGAGTCAGTGTCATGAGACCCACCCATTTTTTCCAttattagtattttttaattccggaatcaaattttttgaactgGCTCCATTTACTTCACTACTACCCTACCTCATTAACGGCCAAGTAAGAGATTTTTGCTAAATCCACGTAACCGTAAGCCTGTTTTCAAGGAAATGAGACCTGACTTGTGAAAGACGATTCTGCATATgttctagatcaggggtgggcaaagttTTTGGACCCGGGGCCAAAAATGCAAGGACCATGCAAGGATGACGTAAAGggtatttacagtgttacaaaagaaaaagtggaaaacgatAGGCCTCATTTCAAAATTAAGTTAATCGCGCAATCTCAATAAATTGCTTAAGCTAGTTTAAGCTAAAACcccaaaatttggtttcagtttggttgtggcagcatcaggtgagcgagattgaattacccaacgaaCCGGATTTGGCCCTCGAGCCGTAGCTTGCTCATGTCTCTCCTAGAATCTAAACGACCTTTCTATGAGCAATGATTTGTTAACGACCTATAATCAGGGGTGGGAAACCCGCAGCTCGCGTAACTACTTTATATACTTATGTATTAGTATTTTTAACAGATTCGCCATTGGCGACCACTCATAAACACCATATCTgaccatttatttatataatggCGATGAATGAATTTTAGATTACAAATCAAGCCACATTCTTACAGTGCCTTAAACACATTAATATGTTGACATCTTAACAATTGAACAACACAAAAAATCACTGGTTTGTAtcatcaatttcaaaacaagTTCGTTAATATTGATTTTGCTGGGCCCTACGAAAACTTTTATAACTactattcgaaataaaattaatcatttGAAGGGACgtgaaaaaatgaattcattAGTCCCTTAAATTGAACTCCGCTCCATATTAAAACTTCACTATGGTTCTCCCGGTGATCTTTCCTCTGCGCAGCTTTGTGAGTATCTCTGGCACCTTTTCGAGCTTGACATGAGTTATTTCAGGTGGCTTCAGCTGTACatagaattaaaatatattgtgtgatagattttcatatttttcaacaacTTCTATATCACGtttggtaaattttttatactttttccgCGCCATGAATATATTCCgtgaatatataaaacaaaccaTTTATTGACACTGAGGACGTCGACCAAATACTAAGAAGATTACTTATTAAACCTATTATCATTATAACCTATTGTCTCATTATCACGTTTtcatattgtttatatttaaactggtactcctgtagtatgcgaaccaagatggcggacatcggaatgtagtatgtgtaccagattagggttaggccataatttcaggtacaaatactacgggagtcacttggctagtcccgaacttgtaatagaactaaaaaaggaaaattggaatcaaattatggtctaacccgaACTTGCtacgcatactacgttccggtgtccgccatcttggtttgcatacacAGGAGTACCTTTAAACGTACTTTACCTTGGTATTTGAAGCTAGATGTACAAGTTCTTTTAATTGCTCCAGAGAACCGACAAATACTCCCTGGATTTGTTGATGAAGAAATGCAAACAATGGCAAGGAGACTTCTAATGATCCGCCAAATAATCCCACCATAGCGATTGTACCACCCTAGAATAAAAGGATGATGCTGAACTTGAATTATTAAACTCATTCCTAAGATGGAAGATCACGCTGAGTACATTTGCATCCTCAATTTGCACCAAGGACAATTGCATCTGCATATTTATGCACCCagggacatttgaacccatgaacAATTGCACCCATATTTTTGCAACGCAGATTTTTGCACCCACACAAAGATTGCACTCATGAACATTTGCATCCAGGGACATTTGAACATGTGTaaatttgcacccatggacatttgcacccatgggcatttgaacccatgtacatttgcacccggtACATTTGCACCCCCGGACATtcgcacccgcggacatttgcacccacgtacatttgcaccaatTCTtgtgcacccgcgtacatttacACCCCCGTACAAtagcacccgcgtacattttcacccatgaacatttgcacccacggatgTCCGCATTTATGGACACTTGCACCCATGGATTTTTGCACCCATAAATATGTGCTGTCACCACACTTGAGATACACTGTTGCGCAGAGTAGGAATTGTCGACgggcattcaaatatttttttgcgtAATTTTAGCCGAATTAATCATACCTTGGAAAGAGCTCCCATAGCTCTTGCTGATGTTTCAGTTGAGTTGACGAAATCTATAACGGCTTGAACAGAGCCATCACTTCCTTTTGCTTTCGTTTTGTTTATAACATCTTCTTTGCTGAGGGAAGGATCCCACAGAACTGTGTCATCAGCACCGTGTGCAAGAGCATTGTCCAATTTAGGTTGCTTGAATAAAATTACTCAGGATTACCATGTTGAATgacatttgaatttttactagaAACTATTCCAAGTACACACACAATTAGTTCCTATTCATTGATCCATTATCTTTATTAGTTTTACTCTTTTGAAGTGACCCATGCGTGACCATGCTTGAATTGGAATAAAAGCAACTGAAGGTATAGTAAATGTCATTTTCATGTTgtaagtttattattattaatcttATTTAATCGTTTTTGTATTTCATTGACTCTTTTGAAGTTTCACCAACTAAGGTGtcattttcatgatattttcttGCACACATAATCACTTTTGAATATACACATTCCATTTTGTTTTccgaaaaaatttgtttttacaatcGGTAGTGTATCCGACTCCAGACTGAAAAAAGAAAACTCGCTTTTCACTTACACTTATATCAGAGATTATTATTCGTGTTCCTCTCGGTAAAACTGCCCTTGCCGTTTGTAGACACCACAATCCAAGTGCTCCTGCTCCAATAATTAGCAAAGTAGCTTTACCTGCATAAAGTACAGAATAATATTTAATGTCCTTCCAGCAAACGCATTACATTTTTCCGGTATATGAATGATATAGAATTATTAACTTGTGAAAAAAcatgtatatatttaaaaatcaccAGCCAGCCGACACCAACTTTTTCTATTGAAGATGTGTAACGTCCATGGATGGTCATTATTTTGACCCGGACATGTATTCTAGAGTCGGTAAAATGTACTAAATTTGTTATGTTAACGTAATttatctacattctacaatCATCTAGTTTACAAGGATACATATTCATATAAATGCTGTTCTGCCAATGGTAGCTTGTGATTCTGCCTTACAGATGAGGGCTGGTGTATCGATTTGCTTAAACTTGGTTAAAGATGTTACTGGTATATTATTAGTAGTTTTGATGTATGCGGTATCTTATTTTTGATGTAATATTGTTAAATCGTCTGTTCACTCGATTTTGcatcaaaaaatttcatagtCGGTATGTCTTTGTGGAGTTTGATATTTGATATAAAGCACAAActttatatcaaatattataCGAGTGCTcccatttcattttaaattcaattgtcGTCGGTCGTTaaaacaaccaaattttttcatCCATGATACAACGGTTTGATTTTTATAGGGAGGTTAACGAACGACTAAAACATTCTAAGAGGCACAGATCAGGTAGCTTCCACATTTATTTGATGGAGGGTTTTGTTTTCTGCGGCGCTTAAATTATTTCGAAATTCGATTGCAACAAATGTGGAACTCATTGCAGTGGAGGTCGCTGAACTTGATATTtcacattctaaaataaatatttatttaccgCGTGTAACATAACTCTCGTTTAATACTTTTCATTAAGAAGACAAAATTGTTGATAGCGTATATCAGGAGACACCGTTGTTAAATTTTGTAGATTCGATGTTAGCAGTCTATTTCGTTTACAATTTTGATGTCTGACTGAAATAGCCATCTATGCTAATATTGTCACGTCAGTAAACTTAAACCTTTCTGCTACGTGCACATTTCTCGATCAGAAATTCGATTAGTCAAAACTGTGTGCAATTCATTGCAGTGTCGTTCGATGAACTTGATATTTTACATcctaaaatgaatatttattttccgCATGTAACATAACTCTCGTTGAATACTTTTCATTGATAAGACAAAATTGTTGATCGCGTATATCAAGGTTGAATTTTGTAGATTCGATGTTAGTAAACTAGGTCGTTTACATTTTCGATGTCTGATTGCAATAGCCAAGATACATACATGCAAATACAGCAGTAAACGTGCTGCTACGTgcaatttttttagaaattagattGAAACAAATCCGTGTGCAATTCATTGCAGTGTCGTTCGCTGAACTTGATATTATACATTCTAAGATAAATATTTAATCGAATCGAACAGTACGAAGCAGTACCGAACCGAATATATGTATCTATTCTGAGGCTCTCAAATAAACAACATTGCCGCATTCGTGGTGGAAATCCACCTTTTGTTGACAACTATTCTCTAGTGCTACTACTTTTTAAATACACGAAATGTCATGTTTTCATTGTAACAACGTGTGGGagccaaaaaaaatttatcatttgatTTTTACCTAATAATCTGGTATCGGGTATCACTAATAAGATCGATTTTCGGGTAAAAATTAGGCTTTCTAAGAACTAATAGCTTGAAATACAATGACATACCTTGCGCGTTCATGAATCTTTCTACTGTTGGTTTGACTTTCGATACAGCGTTATATCCGGTTAATGTTGAACACGGCAGCATTGCTGCGACGTCCAATGGTATGTTGTCAGGCACTTTTAGAGCGTATTTTGGTTCGGCAACTTCTATGTACTCAGAATAACTAGAACAAG from the Styela clava chromosome 5, kaStyClav1.hap1.2, whole genome shotgun sequence genome contains:
- the LOC120344821 gene encoding alcohol dehydrogenase-like is translated as MRRMEIPRSKEPMKLKAFGTIPEPPKGGVIVKTAFCGICHSDVHFFDDEFEVGGGIFLKTKDIIPNWEYPIVLGHEISGTVQAIAKDADNKENLKVGDRVIVYPWLGCSDCGYCNGEQANICCGTPSYIGCCGPIGGYSEYIEVAEPKYALKVPDNIPLDVAAMLPCSTLTGYNAVSKVKPTVERFMNAQGKATLLIIGAGALGLWCLQTARAVLPRGTRIIISDISQPKLDNALAHGADDTVLWDPSLSKEDVINKTKAKGSDGSVQAVIDFVNSTETSARAMGALSKGGTIAMVGLFGGSLEVSLPLFAFLHQQIQGVFVGSLEQLKELVHLASNTKLKPPEITHVKLEKVPEILTKLRRGKITGRTIVKF